Below is a genomic region from Blochmannia endosymbiont of Camponotus modoc.
AAGTTTAGGTATACTATGAATAGTCGCATCTTGGTTCAACAACAAATTATTGTTTATCATTATTCCATCAGTTTTTACAGAATCTGGATTTACTTTTATTAGCCCATTAAACACACCGGAACTGTAATTACATGCTATTATTTTATGTAATTGCCTGCTTGATGCGTATTCTCGGTTATTGTGTTCTAAATGAGTGCATATGTTCCCAATATCTTGTTCTGATAGAAAAAGTAAACTATTTAATGATAAAGATGATCCTGAGTGATTGATTTGAGCGCTGGTTCGATGAGATGTAAATTTAGGACCAAGCATAACAAAGATACTACTGTTTACATTTGAAGATTGTCCTACATTAATATCATTATGTGCTATATGATAACTTGCATTGTTCTCAAATATTAATTTAACGTGATCTAATTTAGATCGGTTTCCTGTTGTCATAGACATACGCGCGCCACTGAAATGTCCGTTTTTATTTACACTCATAAAATGTTCTATGACGCATGTGTTAGAGTCGTGCCCGATTTGAAGATGGTGATGATAATGAGATGTAACTAATTTATTTTTTACGTTAGATCCTTCATTAATATATAGCAAATATAATGGTTTTTTTGTGATTTTTTTCGTAGGTAAATTTATGTGTATTGTTGCATCACTTAAGAATTCAGTTAAATATAAAAACATGTCTGATTGAATGGGATTATTAGTCATGTCATGACGATTGGGATCACGATTGATTTTGAGGATCCATGGATCGATATTTTTATCACTTAATTCAGGTGAAAATAGACCGTTAATAAATATTAAGCGATAAGCATCGATTGGAAGACTTAATTTTTTATATTGAGGGGTATTTAATTCAAAATTTTTAGAAAATTCAAAATTATATGTTAAAAATTCTTCAAATGCAGTATGTTTCCAACTATCTTTTTTAAGATTTGGTAATCCAAGTATTTTAATGCGTTCCCAATATTTATGTGCCAAATTTGAATTAATATTATTTTTTTGTTTAAATAATCCGTACCATTCGTTTAGTACTCGATTTTTATTATCCAGACAACCAACCATAGCCTTTTTCCTCAAGCTTTTTGACTAAAGAGATATCACCAGATTTTACAATATGACCTTCATGTAGTACATGAACATAATTTGGTTGAATGTACTCTAAAATTCTTTGATAATGCGTGATAATCACAAATGAACGTATTTTATCGCTTAATATATTAAGACCATTATAAACAATCTTTATTGCATCAATATCTAAACCAGAATCTGTTTCATCAAGAATACATAGTAATGGTTCTAACATCATCATTTGAAGAATATCATTACGTTTTTTTTCTCCTCCAGAAAATCCAACGTTTACTGATCGAGTCAAAAGATCATTAGGCATTTTTAGTAATGCCATATTTTTTTGAACAAGCTGTATAAAATCAAACCGATCCATAAGAGGCTGGTGTCTATATTTACGTATAGCATTAACAGCGTGGTGTAAAAATGATTGATTGCTGATTCCTGGAATATCTACTGGATGCTGAAATGCTACAAAAATGCCTTCCCCCGCACGTTCTTCTGGCTTCAGGAGCAATAAATTTTTATTTTTAAATAAAATTTCTCCATTAGTAACAGCATAATCTTGTTGACCAGATAATGTAGCAGATAATGTACTTTTTCCCGATCCGTTAGGTCCCATGATGATATGTATTTCACCGGGGTTAATTTCTAAATTTAATTTTTTCAGAATAGATATATTTTTTACGCTGACATTCAAATTTTTTATTAATAGCATCACGACTTCTCCTGTTTTGAATGCTATGATTACTGTAAGTACTTACATTATAAATTTTATCCAACGCTGTGTTCTAAAGTAATTTCTAGTAATTTTTGTGCTTCTACAGAAAATTCTAGAGGTAATTTAGAAAATATATCCTTGCAAAATCCATTTACAATCATAGAAATAGCATCATCTTCATTAATTCCGCGTTGCCGACAATAAAACAGTTGATTATCGCTGATACGTGAAGTTGTAGCTTCGTGTTCTAACTGTGAATGATTGTTATGTGATTCAATGACAGGAAAGGTATGAGAACTACATTTTTTACCTATCAACATAGAATCACACTGTGTAAAATTGCGTGAATTTGAAGCAGTTTTCATAATTTTAACTAATCCTCGATAAGTATTTTGGCTGTTTCCAAGAGCAATGCCTTTTGAAATAATGGTTGAACGTGTATTTTCTCCTATATGAATCATTTTTGTTCCAGTATCTGCTTGTTGTGTACCATTGGTAACAGCCACTGAAAAAAACTCTCCAATAGAGTTTTTTCCTTTTAAAATTACACTAGGATACTTCCAAGTGATAGCAGAGCCAGATTCAGATTGAGTCCACGACATTTTAGCATTTTCTCCAGAACATAGCGCTCTTTTAGTAACGAAGTTCAAAATGCCACCTTGAGAGTTTTGATTGCCAGAAAACCAATTTTGTACTGTTGAATATTTTACTTGAGCATCTTTTAGTACGATAACTTCCACAACTGCTGCATGAAGTTGATAATTATTGTGTATTGGAGCTGAACATCCTTCAATATAGCTCACATAACTACCTTCATCTGCAATTAAAATAGTACGTTCAAATTGTCCGGTTTTTTTAGAATTCATACGAAAGTAAGTTGATAATTCCATAGGGCAATGTACATTTTTAGGAATATATACAAATGTACCATCAGATACAACTGCAGCATTAAGTGCGGCAAAAAAATTATCCTTAAAAGATACTACAGTTCCTAAATATTGGCGTACCAAATCTGGGTAATCTCGAATAGCATCGTGAAATGAACAAAAAATGATACCTTTTTTTAGTAAGGTATTACGGAATGTAGTAGATACAGAAACTGAGTCAAATATAGCATCAACTGCTACGTTTCCTTTTTCATGCACTGGGATGCCTAATTTATTAAAGGTTTGTTCTACTTCTGTGGTTAAGTATTTTGATTTGTTTAAAAGAGTATTTCTATTTTTTTGTACTTTGTGGGTTTTTTGTGTAGTTGCACATGCTGGAGCAGAAAAATAGCTATAGGAATTATAGTTGAGTTTTTGATAGTTTCCTTTTAACCAATGCGGTTCTTTCATATTACACCAAGCATGATAACCTGCAAGCCTAAATTCTAGCATCCATTTTGGTTCTAATCTTTTTTTTGAAATAGTGTATATTATATCTTTATTAATACCTTGTTTGAGTTCTTCATTATTTAATTTAGTAAAAAAACCTTCCTTATAATACAAATCGTTATTTTTAGATAAATTTCCATTAACATCATATATGTTAGAGTTATTACGTATCATAATAATACCTGTTTTTAAATGCTAAAACTTTCACCACACCCACAGGAATGTTGGGCCTGAGGATTATTAAATTTAAACATATGATTTAATCCTTCTCGTACATAATCTAATTCGGTTCCATCGACAAATGGCATGGCATACAATGGTACGAATAATTTAGCTCCGTTATGTTCATACATTAGGCTATTATCATCTAATGATATAACTTTATCCATGAGATATGTAAATCCTGCGCATCCTGATTTTTTTATGGTTACTTTCAATCCTAGTATATTAGGATCTTTATTTTTTAAGTGAAGAATTTGTTGCGCTGCCGCATCAGTTAGTGTTAGACCATTCCAAGAAACATTTTTTTTGGATATGCAGTGTATATTTTTTTTGATACCATTTTTCATGATAAATTCCTTTAAATTTATTATGAAACATTTTACCATAATAAATGCTCAATTGTTTTGATTGTATAAATATTTATAAAAGTATAAAAATGTGTACGCAAGGATATGATCCTACATATCTAATTATGTTAGAAGTTATAATTTATCATCATATATTAATTGTTATAAATTTGTATGTATATACAATGCCTGTTAAAATTTAGCGCAGTATCTATTTTAATAATAGCGCATTAAAGACAAATGTTTATAGTATTCTTCTAAGATTGATTTGCTTATTTTAAATGGTAAAATGTAACTCATTTAGAGATTTCTATCATTATAGCATATTATAAAAGCATATATCATTGATTTGTTTTTTAAAATTAATCGAAAATATTTCATATGAGTCTGGTTATAATAAATACGCATAATTTACATGTATGTAATTATATTAAAAATCTCAAAAACTTAATGAAAATTGGAGCCCAGTAAAGATTAACAGTGAATTAGGATATTGTTTTGATTAACCAATTAGAAACCTCTGATAATTCTTTTTTGTATTGAGGCCAGCTTTGCATCCATTCTGTACAGCAACATAGGATGCTTTTATCGTTATAGGGGATACCTACTAATTTTGTTGCTAATATTTCTAAAGGATCTGGGTCTAAACTGTCAGTAAAAATGTGACTACGCTGAATGATTCCATGCTTTATATCGCAATGTAACGTTACACTGCCCCAATCAAAACGGGTATCTAATTGATGCGTAAATGCAGGAGCGCTGCCAAAATTCCAGTTCCAGTCACTTTGTTTGTTGAATTGTTTAAAAAAGTCTGGAATTTTACAGAAATTATCCATAGATAATATTTCTGGTTTTACTTTCATTCCATAATGTTGGAAAAATGCTTCTGTTAACCCTAGACATACTTCTTGGTGATTAATACCAGGTTTTAATTCATTTAAATTAGCAACTCTTGATCGAATAGAGGTAATCCCTTTAGTCTTTAGTTTTTTAAAATCTGGATTAAGATAATAAGTCAGTTTATCAATATCAACATGTAAAAGTAATGTGCCGTGATGAAATTTACGCCCAAATGCTTCACGATATGCGGACCCACTGATTTTACGTTCTCCATTTTCTGTATGTATGACAATATCATTTCGTCCAGAAATGATAGCCTGAATCCCAATATAATTCAATCCATTCAAAATTATATTAAAGGATACGCTCTTATCATAATGTTCTTGAGTAGAAATAAAAGTAAAACAAGTGTTGCCTAAATCATGAAACACAGCGCCGCCTCCGCTATTTCTTCTAGCTAATTTAATTCCATCTCGTTCCATACGGCGAGTATTACATTCTTTCCATGCATTTTGAGAGCGCCCTATAACTACTGTATTTTGGTTTCTCCATAAAAATAGTATAGATTGTTTTTTAGGTATATTTTGAAAAATATATTCTTCAAGTGACAAATTGAACCAGGGATCGTAAGAGTCAGATAATAATAACCGCAAAGAACACATAGCTCCTCCTTTGTCGATATTTAATATTTAAGCGCAAATCTTATATGTAAAATACAATTATATTAATCACTAATAATAGTCATTTTTTAATTATTTTTTATTACATTATCAGTATTGGAAACAAATTTTTATATATGTTTTGTAATTTATAATTATATATAATCAGTACAAATAGCGCAATTAATGGAAATGAATACAATTTTCATCATTATTTTATATATTATTGCAATAACATATTTTCATTTCTCATTGTGATAGAGATATCATATTGTATATGTAAAATTGCTAAATATTTTATCTTTAGATAAGTTTGAGATTTTATTCAATGGATTTTAAAACAAGATATGGGCATTTTTATTTTTGAAATAATTAATTGTTATACAATTATGTATGGTGTTTATTCTCCAGATGTATGCTTACTATGTAAGTACATGAGTTTTTTATTTTTGAAAAATTAAACGATTAAAAGAATGAAAGGGAATGCATATATAGATAATACATTTATCTACAACTTATTTATTGATCATTCTTTTTAGAATAATACGAAAATAGGGTTTAAACATGATTATGATAACAATACGAGTATCATCATCTCAAGGTGCCGTGGAAACGTTTTTTCAAAATCATCGAACATTTGTTAACAATATCAGAAATTTCTTCTTCTTTTAAAGTATGGGTTTTACTTTGCAAAAATAATCTAATAGTAAAACTTTTAAAACCTTTTGCAATGTTTTGACCTGTGTAAACATCAGATAACTTGATGTCAATTAATTGATCCTCGTTAGCAATTTTTTTACATTCAATAATAACAGATTCTGAAGTCACCTTGTTTGGTACTATTATAGAAATATCACGGAAATTTTTAGGAAATTTAGAAATGGTAGTAATTTTAGATAGTATAAATTGAGAAATCATATTCCACGACAATTCGAAGACTAGTGCCTGTGAACGTAAATTTAATTTCATTTGTATAGTAGGATGAATCATGCCAATATATCCAATACATATATTTTTCAAATAAATTGCTGCGCTTTGACCGGAATGCAATGCGGGATGTGTATATTTTTTAAATCTAATACAATGTAGCTTATTAGTTATGTTTAACAAAGCTTCTACATCTCCTTTTATATCGTAAAAATCTACTGGACATACTTTTTTCAGATCCCAGTGTTCATTAAATCTGAGTCCGGATCGTATACCAGCTATCATCAAATCTTGATTTACTTGATTTTCAGCATTTGTCTGTGGTGTAAAACATATACCGCTTTCAAATAATTTCATTTGTTTTTGTTGCCTATTTTGATTATATATTACCGTTTTGATTAATCCAGACCATAAAGATAGCCTCATAGTAGACATGTCTAACGTAATTGGATTTTTTAAAATTAATGGAATTTTTTGTGGGTGTAATAATTTTTGAATATCATAACTTACGAAACTATATGTCATGATTTCTTGATAACCACGATCTATTAATAAATTTTTTATTCTTGATAACGGTATGATTGATGCATGGGACTGATCTGTTATTAAGTTTGTGCAAA
It encodes:
- the sufD gene encoding Fe-S cluster assembly protein SufD, which translates into the protein MVGCLDNKNRVLNEWYGLFKQKNNINSNLAHKYWERIKILGLPNLKKDSWKHTAFEEFLTYNFEFSKNFELNTPQYKKLSLPIDAYRLIFINGLFSPELSDKNIDPWILKINRDPNRHDMTNNPIQSDMFLYLTEFLSDATIHINLPTKKITKKPLYLLYINEGSNVKNKLVTSHYHHHLQIGHDSNTCVIEHFMSVNKNGHFSGARMSMTTGNRSKLDHVKLIFENNASYHIAHNDINVGQSSNVNSSIFVMLGPKFTSHRTSAQINHSGSSLSLNSLLFLSEQDIGNICTHLEHNNREYASSRQLHKIIACNYSSGVFNGLIKVNPDSVKTDGIMINNNLLLNQDATIHSIPKLEIYSDDVKCSHGATIGHIDTNQLFYLSTRGIPKKDALKMLIYAFAIEIIGSLENTMLQDLVSKRINKALARIII
- the sufC gene encoding Fe-S cluster assembly ATPase SufC, producing the protein MLLIKNLNVSVKNISILKKLNLEINPGEIHIIMGPNGSGKSTLSATLSGQQDYAVTNGEILFKNKNLLLLKPEERAGEGIFVAFQHPVDIPGISNQSFLHHAVNAIRKYRHQPLMDRFDFIQLVQKNMALLKMPNDLLTRSVNVGFSGGEKKRNDILQMMMLEPLLCILDETDSGLDIDAIKIVYNGLNILSDKIRSFVIITHYQRILEYIQPNYVHVLHEGHIVKSGDISLVKKLEEKGYGWLSG
- the sufB gene encoding Fe-S cluster assembly protein SufB, which encodes MIRNNSNIYDVNGNLSKNNDLYYKEGFFTKLNNEELKQGINKDIIYTISKKRLEPKWMLEFRLAGYHAWCNMKEPHWLKGNYQKLNYNSYSYFSAPACATTQKTHKVQKNRNTLLNKSKYLTTEVEQTFNKLGIPVHEKGNVAVDAIFDSVSVSTTFRNTLLKKGIIFCSFHDAIRDYPDLVRQYLGTVVSFKDNFFAALNAAVVSDGTFVYIPKNVHCPMELSTYFRMNSKKTGQFERTILIADEGSYVSYIEGCSAPIHNNYQLHAAVVEVIVLKDAQVKYSTVQNWFSGNQNSQGGILNFVTKRALCSGENAKMSWTQSESGSAITWKYPSVILKGKNSIGEFFSVAVTNGTQQADTGTKMIHIGENTRSTIISKGIALGNSQNTYRGLVKIMKTASNSRNFTQCDSMLIGKKCSSHTFPVIESHNNHSQLEHEATTSRISDNQLFYCRQRGINEDDAISMIVNGFCKDIFSKLPLEFSVEAQKLLEITLEHSVG
- the sufA gene encoding Fe-S cluster assembly scaffold SufA yields the protein MKNGIKKNIHCISKKNVSWNGLTLTDAAAQQILHLKNKDPNILGLKVTIKKSGCAGFTYLMDKVISLDDNSLMYEHNGAKLFVPLYAMPFVDGTELDYVREGLNHMFKFNNPQAQHSCGCGESFSI
- a CDS encoding lipoate--protein ligase — protein: MCSLRLLLSDSYDPWFNLSLEEYIFQNIPKKQSILFLWRNQNTVVIGRSQNAWKECNTRRMERDGIKLARRNSGGGAVFHDLGNTCFTFISTQEHYDKSVSFNIILNGLNYIGIQAIISGRNDIVIHTENGERKISGSAYREAFGRKFHHGTLLLHVDIDKLTYYLNPDFKKLKTKGITSIRSRVANLNELKPGINHQEVCLGLTEAFFQHYGMKVKPEILSMDNFCKIPDFFKQFNKQSDWNWNFGSAPAFTHQLDTRFDWGSVTLHCDIKHGIIQRSHIFTDSLDPDPLEILATKLVGIPYNDKSILCCCTEWMQSWPQYKKELSEVSNWLIKTIS